A stretch of the Nitratireductor thuwali genome encodes the following:
- a CDS encoding DUF4870 family protein, translating to MSDPNSEPAPQRKTDGWLEPGPTNIQVIYVLYLVSFVIGISALVGIVLAYMNRGKSEAWVETHYTWAIRTFWIGILFGLISAILMVVGIGFLLLLAVAVWAVVRIVIGLQAVSRREPIKNPQSWIL from the coding sequence ATGAGCGATCCGAACAGCGAACCCGCACCGCAGCGCAAGACCGACGGCTGGCTGGAACCGGGGCCCACGAACATTCAGGTCATCTACGTTCTTTACCTCGTCAGCTTCGTCATCGGCATCTCCGCGCTGGTGGGCATCGTGCTCGCCTATATGAACCGAGGCAAATCGGAAGCGTGGGTGGAAACGCACTACACCTGGGCGATCCGCACCTTCTGGATCGGCATCCTCTTCGGCCTGATCTCCGCCATACTGATGGTGGTCGGCATCGGATTCCTGCTGCTTCTGGCCGTGGCCGTCTGGGCCGTCGTGCGCATCGTCATCGGGCTGCAGGCCGTCAGCCGCCGCGAGCCGATCAAGAACCCTCAAAGCTGGATTTTGTAA
- a CDS encoding FAD-binding protein — protein sequence MTVFTPATAEAVLETVQWAVDEETSLEITGHGSKRGIGRPVQAAHVLDLSQLSGVTLYEPEELVLSAKAGTPVAEIEAMLVRHSQRFDFEPIDYGPLLGQEAGRGTVGGMLGANLSGPRRIKAGAARDHVLGIHAVSGRGENFKSGGRVVKNVTGYDLSKGLAGSWGTLAVVTDVTFKVLPASETERTFVLAGLDDAGAAGAMAEAMGSSGEVSGAAHLPEGVVGRFFGGAFSAASTVLRVEGFGPSVDYRIDLLARLLKPYGAGETIEADGSKRLWREIRDVAPFADGSNAPVWRVSVAPTVGHRLVDAFRRAAGANAYYDWQGGLIWLRMEADPEAETLRKLIAHFGGGHATLVRAPESLRAALPVFQPQPPALAELARRLKEQFDPRNILNPGRMANPNGQAHGRGSRA from the coding sequence ATGACCGTTTTCACCCCCGCCACCGCCGAAGCCGTGCTGGAAACCGTTCAATGGGCGGTCGACGAGGAGACGTCGCTGGAGATCACCGGCCACGGGTCCAAGCGCGGCATCGGCCGGCCGGTGCAGGCGGCGCATGTGCTCGATCTTTCGCAGCTTTCCGGCGTCACGCTGTATGAGCCGGAGGAGCTTGTGCTTTCGGCCAAGGCGGGAACGCCCGTGGCCGAGATCGAGGCGATGCTGGTCCGGCACAGCCAGCGGTTCGATTTCGAGCCGATCGATTATGGGCCGCTGCTGGGACAGGAGGCCGGGCGCGGGACGGTCGGAGGGATGCTGGGCGCCAATCTGTCGGGGCCGCGGCGGATCAAGGCCGGGGCCGCGCGTGATCATGTGCTGGGCATCCATGCCGTCTCGGGACGCGGCGAAAATTTCAAATCCGGCGGGCGGGTGGTGAAGAACGTGACCGGCTACGACCTGTCCAAGGGATTGGCGGGCTCGTGGGGCACGCTGGCGGTGGTGACGGATGTCACGTTCAAGGTGCTGCCGGCGAGCGAGACGGAGCGGACATTCGTGCTGGCCGGGTTGGACGATGCCGGGGCGGCCGGCGCCATGGCGGAAGCGATGGGATCGAGCGGCGAGGTCTCAGGCGCGGCGCATCTGCCGGAGGGCGTTGTGGGGCGCTTTTTCGGCGGGGCGTTTTCGGCGGCCTCCACGGTTCTGCGCGTCGAAGGCTTCGGCCCCTCGGTCGACTACCGCATCGACCTTCTGGCCCGGCTGTTGAAGCCATACGGGGCGGGCGAAACGATCGAGGCGGACGGCAGCAAGCGGCTGTGGCGCGAAATCCGCGATGTCGCGCCGTTTGCCGATGGGTCAAACGCGCCGGTGTGGCGGGTATCGGTCGCGCCGACGGTAGGCCATCGGCTGGTCGATGCCTTTCGCCGCGCGGCGGGCGCCAATGCCTATTACGACTGGCAGGGCGGGCTGATCTGGCTACGCATGGAAGCCGACCCCGAAGCGGAGACATTGCGTAAGCTGATCGCCCATTTCGGCGGCGGCCATGCGACGCTGGTGCGGGCGCCGGAAAGCCTGCGCGCCGCCCTGCCCGTCTTTCAGCCGCAGCCGCCGGCACTGGCGGAGCTTGCGCGGCGTCTCAAGGAGCAGTTCGATCCGCGGAACATTCTCAACCCCGGGCGCATGGCCAACCCGAACGGCCAGGCGCATGGCCGTGGATCGAGAGCATGA
- a CDS encoding type II toxin-antitoxin system VapC family toxin, with protein sequence MRITADTNLLVRMATRDDELQAATALKIISTAEWVIVPIPCILELVWVLGSLYRLPRSEIAEAVHVLINSANVLTEVPVVEAGLDVFAAGGDFADGIIASSGAAMGSEMFVSFDRKAVTHVSKLGLAAQHANTFA encoded by the coding sequence GTGAGGATTACCGCCGACACGAATTTGCTTGTGCGAATGGCAACAAGGGATGACGAGCTTCAGGCTGCGACCGCGTTGAAGATAATCTCAACGGCAGAATGGGTAATTGTGCCGATCCCGTGCATCCTTGAACTCGTTTGGGTGCTCGGGAGCCTCTACCGCCTTCCACGCAGCGAAATCGCCGAGGCCGTGCATGTACTGATCAATTCGGCGAATGTTCTGACCGAGGTGCCAGTAGTGGAAGCCGGATTGGATGTCTTTGCGGCCGGCGGGGATTTCGCAGACGGAATTATTGCCAGCTCCGGTGCTGCAATGGGCTCGGAGATGTTTGTGTCATTCGACCGCAAGGCCGTGACCCATGTCAGCAAATTAGGTCTTGCCGCTCAGCATGCGAACACGTTCGCATGA
- a CDS encoding AbrB/MazE/SpoVT family DNA-binding domain-containing protein: MTTLTVTAKGQVTLKKELLQHLGVQPGQKIEVDPLPGGRLSITAARPKGKIEDFYGIVAGKTDKVATIEEMNEVIEKGWAGLLR; encoded by the coding sequence ATGACGACGCTGACGGTGACGGCCAAGGGACAGGTGACGCTGAAGAAGGAACTGCTTCAGCACCTTGGTGTGCAACCGGGGCAGAAGATCGAGGTCGACCCGCTGCCCGGCGGAAGGCTTTCGATCACAGCCGCGCGGCCAAAGGGCAAGATCGAGGACTTTTACGGGATCGTGGCTGGCAAGACCGACAAGGTTGCCACGATCGAGGAGATGAATGAGGTGATCGAGAAGGGCTGGGCGGGGTTGTTGAGGTGA
- a CDS encoding FAD-linked oxidase C-terminal domain-containing protein, which produces MSGPVMPKADAATMKRREEIVADMRVIVPGEGVVDAANEMRVFESDGLTAYRQLPLVVVLPETTRQVARILKYCNERNIRVVPRGSGTSLSGGALPLEDAVLLVMSRFNRILDIDLANRAVVAQPGVTNLGITHAVEQEGFYYAPDPSSQIACSIGGNVAENSGGVHCLKYGLTTNNILGVEMVLINGDIVRLGGKHLDAEGYDLLGLMTGSEGLLGVVTEVTVRVLKKPETARAMLIGFPSSEAAGQCVADIIGAGIIPGGMEMMDRPAIHAAEDFVHAGYPLDVEALLIVELDGPQAEVDHLIGRVEKIAGDNGATTSRVSHSDEERAAFWAGRKAAFPAVGRISPDYYCMDGTIPRKELPRVLAGMRELSEKYGLRVANVFHAGDGNLHPLILYDANEPGELERAEDFGADILRLCVKVGGVLTGEHGVGVEKRDLMPEMFTEDDLNQQIRVKCAFDPNHLLNPGKVFPQLHRCAELGRMHIHRGRVPFPELERF; this is translated from the coding sequence ATGTCCGGACCCGTAATGCCGAAGGCCGATGCCGCCACGATGAAGCGGCGCGAGGAGATCGTCGCCGACATGCGCGTCATCGTGCCGGGAGAAGGGGTGGTCGACGCGGCCAACGAGATGCGCGTGTTCGAGAGCGACGGGCTGACGGCCTATCGCCAGTTGCCGCTGGTGGTGGTGCTTCCGGAGACGACGCGCCAAGTGGCGCGAATTCTCAAATATTGCAACGAGCGAAATATCCGCGTGGTGCCCCGCGGCTCCGGCACATCCCTTTCCGGCGGAGCGCTGCCGCTGGAGGATGCGGTGCTTTTGGTGATGAGCCGGTTCAACCGCATCCTCGATATCGATCTGGCCAACCGCGCCGTGGTGGCGCAGCCCGGCGTGACCAATCTCGGTATCACCCATGCGGTGGAGCAGGAAGGCTTTTACTATGCGCCCGACCCTTCCTCGCAGATCGCCTGCTCCATCGGCGGCAATGTGGCGGAAAACTCGGGCGGGGTGCATTGCCTGAAATACGGGCTGACGACGAACAACATCCTGGGCGTCGAGATGGTGCTGATCAATGGCGACATCGTCCGGCTGGGCGGCAAGCATCTGGACGCCGAGGGCTACGACCTTCTGGGCCTGATGACGGGATCCGAGGGGCTTCTGGGCGTGGTGACGGAAGTGACCGTGCGCGTGCTCAAGAAGCCGGAAACGGCGCGGGCGATGCTGATCGGCTTTCCCTCCAGCGAGGCGGCGGGGCAGTGCGTGGCCGACATCATCGGCGCCGGCATCATTCCCGGCGGCATGGAGATGATGGACAGGCCGGCCATCCACGCGGCGGAGGATTTCGTGCATGCCGGCTACCCGCTGGACGTGGAGGCGCTGCTGATCGTGGAACTCGACGGGCCGCAGGCCGAGGTCGACCATCTGATCGGGCGGGTGGAGAAGATCGCCGGCGATAACGGCGCGACCACCAGCCGCGTTTCCCATTCCGACGAGGAAAGGGCCGCCTTCTGGGCCGGGCGCAAGGCCGCCTTTCCGGCGGTGGGGCGCATCTCGCCGGACTATTACTGCATGGATGGCACGATCCCGCGCAAGGAACTGCCGCGCGTTCTGGCGGGCATGCGCGAACTGTCGGAGAAATACGGGCTGCGCGTGGCCAATGTGTTTCACGCGGGCGACGGCAATCTGCACCCGCTCATCCTCTACGACGCCAACGAGCCGGGCGAACTGGAGCGGGCCGAGGATTTCGGCGCCGATATCCTGCGGCTTTGCGTCAAGGTGGGCGGGGTGCTGACCGGCGAGCACGGCGTCGGCGTGGAAAAGCGCGACCTGATGCCGGAGATGTTCACCGAAGACGACCTCAACCAGCAAATCCGCGTCAAATGCGCCTTCGATCCGAACCATCTGCTCAACCCCGGCAAGGTGTTCCCGCAGCTTCACCGCTGCGCGGAACTGGGGCGGATGCATATCCACCGCGGCCGGGTGCCGTTTCCGGAGCTGGAGCGGTTCTGA
- a CDS encoding FadR/GntR family transcriptional regulator translates to MTTIFTRIEHSRTADEVTRQIEALILEGVLRDGDRLPAERELAAEMQVSRPILRDALKALEARGLLVTRQGGGTFVGNIVGEVFAKPMRELIATHPKATADYLEYRREVEAVAAEMAARRATPADKALLAGLVERMQKAHRNGDFDIEVEIDAEFHNAVSECTHNFVLMHTLRSCYRLLAEGVFYNRAKVYDLPGAREQLLAQHLAIYEAIRDGDPEAARAAAVSHIAFVERASAEAERTGEWERISAMRLRQRSENSTKPARSSKRSAAT, encoded by the coding sequence GTGACCACGATTTTTACAAGAATAGAGCATTCGCGCACCGCCGACGAGGTGACGCGCCAGATCGAGGCGCTGATCCTTGAAGGCGTCCTGCGCGACGGGGACCGCTTGCCGGCGGAGCGGGAGCTGGCCGCCGAGATGCAGGTCTCCCGCCCCATTTTGCGGGATGCGCTGAAGGCGCTGGAAGCGCGCGGCCTGCTCGTCACGCGCCAGGGCGGCGGCACTTTCGTCGGCAACATCGTCGGCGAGGTTTTCGCCAAGCCGATGCGCGAGTTGATCGCCACCCATCCCAAGGCGACCGCCGACTATCTGGAATACCGCCGCGAGGTGGAGGCCGTCGCCGCCGAGATGGCCGCCCGCCGCGCCACGCCCGCCGACAAGGCCTTGCTGGCCGGTCTCGTGGAGCGCATGCAAAAGGCCCATCGCAACGGCGACTTTGACATCGAGGTCGAGATCGACGCTGAGTTCCACAACGCCGTCAGCGAGTGCACCCACAATTTCGTGCTCATGCACACGCTGCGCTCGTGCTATCGGCTTTTGGCGGAGGGCGTGTTCTACAACCGCGCCAAGGTCTACGATCTGCCGGGCGCCCGCGAACAGCTTCTTGCCCAGCACCTGGCCATCTACGAGGCCATCCGCGACGGCGATCCCGAGGCCGCGCGCGCCGCGGCGGTCAGCCACATCGCCTTTGTCGAGCGGGCCAGCGCGGAGGCCGAGCGCACCGGCGAGTGGGAACGCATCTCCGCCATGCGCCTGCGCCAGCGCTCCGAAAATTCCACCAAACCAGCCCGTAGTAGCAAGCGGTCCGCCGCGACCTAG
- a CDS encoding (Fe-S)-binding protein translates to MSESDHQPPRVGLFVTCLVDLFRPSVGFASVKLLEDAGCRVEVPMAQTCCGQPAYNSGDRTDAIAIARNTIETFEDYDYIVAPSGSCAGMLKKHYPALFKDGDWQDRAEAFSAKVHELMSFLVDVMGMEKVAARHEGTVTYHDSCSGLRELKVRDQPRRLLATVSGLKLKEMRDSDVCCGFGGTFCVKYPDISNKIVTEKAANIDASGAETLLAGDLGCLMNMAGKLQREGSSVRVRHVAEILAGLDDKPSIGGGKS, encoded by the coding sequence TTGTCTGAAAGCGACCACCAGCCCCCCCGCGTCGGCCTGTTCGTGACCTGCCTTGTCGACCTTTTCCGGCCCAGCGTCGGCTTTGCGTCGGTCAAGCTCCTGGAGGACGCCGGCTGCCGTGTCGAGGTACCCATGGCGCAGACCTGCTGCGGTCAGCCGGCCTATAATTCCGGCGACCGCACTGATGCCATCGCCATCGCCAGGAACACGATCGAGACCTTCGAGGACTACGATTATATCGTCGCGCCGTCGGGCTCCTGCGCCGGCATGCTGAAGAAGCATTACCCGGCGCTCTTCAAGGACGGCGACTGGCAGGACCGCGCCGAAGCTTTCTCGGCCAAGGTGCATGAGCTGATGAGCTTCCTCGTCGACGTGATGGGCATGGAGAAGGTCGCGGCCCGTCACGAGGGAACCGTCACCTATCACGATTCCTGCTCGGGCCTGCGCGAACTCAAGGTAAGGGACCAGCCGCGCCGCCTGCTCGCCACCGTCTCGGGTCTGAAGCTCAAGGAAATGCGCGACAGCGACGTGTGCTGCGGCTTCGGCGGCACTTTCTGCGTCAAATATCCCGACATCTCCAACAAGATCGTCACGGAGAAGGCGGCCAATATCGACGCTTCGGGCGCCGAGACGCTTCTGGCCGGCGACCTCGGCTGCCTCATGAACATGGCCGGCAAGCTTCAGCGCGAAGGCAGCAGCGTCAGGGTGCGCCACGTCGCCGAGATTCTGGCCGGCCTCGACGACAAGCCGTCCATCGGCGGGGGGAAAAGCTGA
- a CDS encoding LutB/LldF family L-lactate oxidation iron-sulfur protein, with protein sequence MQITSPSFKKNARGALSNVQLQKALGNVRLGFIDKRIKAVDALPEFDALRDSARDIKDHALAHLDLYLEAYEEKVTAAGGKVHWAETAEDARKAILGICRAAGARTVTKGKSMITEEIGLNDFFEENGIRPVETDLGEYIIQLRGEHPSHIIAPAVHLNKEQVEEDFRRVHTHLPEGRDLTEPETLLAEARRVLRAEYFAADVGITGANFLVAESGTSVIVTNEGNGDLTQTLPKVHIVVASIEKIVPTLDDVGQILRVLARSATGQDMSVYTTFSTGPRRPDDPDGPEEYHVILLDNGRSSMLGSEFQDMLRCIRCGACMNHCPVYHAVGGHAYGWVYPGPMGAVLTPSLIGVDKSGHLPNASTFCGRCEAVCPMRIPLPRMMRHWREREFSRRLNPATQRYGLRAWAWFARHPRLYQLATSFAIPGLSLLAGRRGRFGYLPFAGGWTRHRDLPAPESRTFMQQWRDRETLKQGGSA encoded by the coding sequence ATGCAGATCACGTCACCCAGTTTCAAGAAGAACGCGCGCGGCGCGCTATCCAATGTCCAGTTGCAAAAGGCGCTCGGCAATGTGCGTCTGGGCTTCATCGACAAGCGCATCAAGGCGGTCGACGCGCTGCCCGAATTTGATGCGCTGCGCGATTCGGCCCGCGACATCAAGGACCACGCGCTGGCTCATCTCGATCTTTACCTGGAAGCCTATGAGGAAAAGGTCACCGCGGCAGGCGGCAAGGTGCATTGGGCCGAAACGGCGGAGGATGCGCGCAAGGCCATCCTCGGCATTTGCCGGGCCGCCGGCGCCCGCACGGTCACCAAGGGCAAATCGATGATCACCGAGGAGATCGGCCTGAACGATTTCTTTGAGGAAAACGGTATCCGCCCCGTCGAGACCGATCTGGGCGAATACATCATCCAGCTCCGCGGCGAGCATCCCAGCCACATCATCGCCCCCGCCGTCCATCTCAACAAGGAGCAGGTGGAGGAGGATTTCAGACGGGTGCACACCCATCTGCCCGAGGGCCGCGACCTGACCGAGCCCGAGACGCTCCTGGCGGAGGCGCGCCGTGTCCTGCGGGCGGAATATTTCGCCGCCGACGTGGGCATCACCGGCGCCAATTTCCTTGTCGCCGAGAGCGGTACTTCCGTCATCGTCACCAATGAGGGCAATGGCGACCTCACCCAGACGCTGCCGAAGGTGCACATCGTCGTCGCCTCGATCGAGAAGATCGTGCCGACGCTGGACGATGTGGGGCAGATCCTGCGCGTGCTCGCCCGCTCGGCCACGGGCCAGGACATGAGCGTCTACACCACCTTCTCCACCGGCCCGCGCCGGCCCGACGATCCCGACGGCCCGGAGGAATATCACGTCATCCTGCTCGACAACGGCCGCTCGTCCATGCTGGGCAGCGAGTTCCAGGACATGCTGCGCTGCATCCGCTGCGGCGCCTGCATGAACCATTGCCCCGTCTATCACGCGGTCGGCGGCCACGCCTATGGCTGGGTCTATCCGGGCCCCATGGGCGCGGTGCTCACCCCGTCGCTGATCGGTGTCGACAAGAGCGGCCACCTGCCCAACGCCTCCACCTTCTGCGGCCGCTGCGAGGCCGTCTGTCCCATGCGCATCCCGCTACCCAGGATGATGCGGCACTGGCGCGAGCGCGAATTCTCGCGCCGCCTCAACCCGGCGACCCAGCGCTACGGGCTGCGCGCCTGGGCCTGGTTCGCCCGCCACCCGAGGCTCTATCAACTGGCAACGTCGTTCGCCATTCCTGGCCTGTCCCTTCTGGCCGGCCGGCGCGGCAGGTTCGGCTATCTGCCCTTTGCCGGAGGCTGGACCAGGCATCGCGACCTGCCGGCCCCCGAAAGCAGGACCTTCATGCAGCAATGGCGCGACCGGGAAACGCTGAAGCAGGGAGGTTCGGCATGA
- a CDS encoding LutC/YkgG family protein — translation MSGRDAILGKVRASLGAAGDDAARRRSVAGRLDAAPKGVIPARGQLGGKERIEMFCQMAEKVSATVKRVKKDANVPAAVVEYLRSKNLPASVRMGADERLAAMPWEKARSLEVTHGPAGPDDEVGVSHAYAGVAETGTVALHSGQDNPTTVNFLPEHHIVVVKAGDIAGDLEAVFDRLRQTFGKGQMPRTLNLVTGPSRSGDIEQKLLLGAHGPRALHLIVVDEG, via the coding sequence ATGAGCGGCCGCGACGCGATCCTGGGCAAGGTGCGGGCCTCGCTCGGCGCGGCCGGCGACGATGCCGCTCGCAGAAGGAGCGTGGCCGGCCGCCTCGACGCCGCGCCCAAGGGCGTCATACCCGCCCGCGGCCAGCTCGGCGGCAAGGAGCGGATCGAGATGTTCTGCCAGATGGCGGAAAAGGTATCGGCCACCGTCAAGCGCGTGAAGAAGGATGCGAACGTGCCGGCCGCCGTGGTCGAATATCTGCGTTCGAAGAACCTGCCGGCCTCGGTGCGCATGGGCGCGGATGAGCGGCTGGCGGCGATGCCCTGGGAAAAGGCCAGATCCCTCGAAGTCACGCACGGCCCGGCCGGGCCGGACGACGAGGTCGGCGTCAGCCACGCCTATGCCGGCGTGGCCGAGACCGGCACCGTTGCCCTTCACTCGGGCCAGGACAATCCGACCACTGTCAATTTCCTGCCCGAGCACCATATCGTTGTCGTCAAGGCCGGCGATATCGCCGGCGACTTGGAAGCGGTGTTCGACCGTCTCAGACAGACCTTCGGGAAGGGACAGATGCCAAGGACGCTCAATCTCGTCACGGGCCCCTCGCGTTCTGGCGACATCGAGCAGAAGCTGCTTTTGGGCGCCCACGGGCCGCGCGCCCTGCATCTGATCGTGGTCGATGAGGGGTGA
- a CDS encoding metallophosphoesterase, which translates to MRGDGGIHFDDASTPEGMRLYAVGDIHGRHDLLVEMHRRIMAQIVEDRPADWRLIYLGDYVDRGGAESDVLEFLSRVTREEPRVVALAGNHDVGLLDFLDQPGLDGLFVNNGGETTARSYGVEPDFGSHSGLMRSHARLLQAIPEAHLRFLRSLSFSASHGDFFFCHAGIRPGVPLEEQSPQDLVWIRQSFHRHAGLHPKVVVHGHTPVAAAEILPNRVNLDTGAWTSGRLTAMMFEGKRKRLLEVVRGSIG; encoded by the coding sequence ATGAGGGGTGACGGCGGCATTCACTTCGACGATGCATCCACGCCCGAGGGCATGCGCCTTTATGCCGTCGGCGATATTCACGGCCGTCACGATCTTCTGGTCGAGATGCACCGCCGCATCATGGCGCAGATCGTCGAGGACCGCCCCGCCGATTGGCGGCTGATCTACCTGGGCGACTATGTCGACCGGGGCGGGGCCGAAAGTGACGTCCTCGAGTTCCTGTCGCGCGTCACGCGCGAGGAGCCGCGCGTTGTCGCCCTGGCCGGCAACCACGATGTCGGACTGCTGGACTTTCTGGACCAGCCCGGCCTGGACGGGCTTTTCGTCAACAATGGCGGCGAGACGACGGCGCGGTCCTATGGCGTGGAGCCGGATTTCGGCTCGCATTCCGGCCTGATGCGCAGCCACGCCCGCCTGCTGCAGGCCATTCCCGAGGCCCATTTGAGGTTCCTGCGCAGCCTCTCATTCTCGGCCAGTCACGGCGACTTCTTCTTCTGCCATGCGGGCATTCGCCCCGGCGTGCCGCTCGAAGAGCAGTCGCCTCAGGATCTCGTCTGGATAAGGCAGAGTTTCCACCGTCATGCCGGCCTCCATCCGAAAGTCGTCGTCCATGGCCACACGCCCGTCGCAGCGGCGGAGATCCTTCCCAACCGCGTCAATCTGGACACCGGCGCCTGGACGTCCGGTCGCCTGACGGCAATGATGTTCGAGGGGAAGCGAAAGAGGCTGCTGGAAGTCGTGCGCGGTTCTATTGGGTAA
- a CDS encoding 16S rRNA (uracil(1498)-N(3))-methyltransferase: MRANYKMQRLFVPEGLAAGASFDLAADQAHYLLNVLRMREGGRLLVFNGRDGEWLAELAGAARKKATLAVREQTRPQSAPPDLFYCFAPIKKGRLDYLVQKAVEMGAGILQPVITQHTQVPKPGIQRLQANVIEAAEQCGILSVPELFEPVKLDRLLAEWEPGRALVFCDEDAPSDNPVDTLSGLAGRKLGLLVGPEGGFSDQERQMLRDLPFVVPIPLGPRILRADTAAVAALAVIQAAAGDWRDAPA; the protein is encoded by the coding sequence ATGAGAGCCAACTACAAGATGCAGCGCCTCTTTGTGCCCGAAGGCCTTGCCGCGGGGGCGTCCTTCGATCTGGCCGCGGATCAGGCGCACTACCTGTTGAACGTCCTGCGCATGCGCGAGGGCGGGCGGCTGCTCGTCTTCAACGGGCGCGACGGCGAATGGCTGGCGGAATTGGCCGGAGCGGCCAGGAAGAAGGCCACGCTCGCTGTCCGCGAGCAGACCCGCCCGCAGTCGGCCCCTCCCGACCTCTTCTACTGCTTCGCTCCCATCAAGAAGGGAAGGTTGGACTACCTCGTCCAAAAGGCTGTCGAGATGGGCGCCGGCATCCTCCAGCCCGTCATTACCCAGCACACCCAGGTGCCCAAGCCGGGCATCCAGCGCCTTCAGGCAAATGTGATCGAGGCGGCCGAACAATGCGGCATCCTCTCCGTTCCCGAGCTTTTCGAGCCCGTGAAGCTCGACCGGCTGCTGGCGGAATGGGAGCCCGGGCGCGCGCTCGTCTTCTGCGACGAGGATGCCCCGTCCGACAATCCTGTCGATACGCTATCAGGGCTTGCCGGGCGCAAGCTCGGGCTCCTCGTCGGGCCGGAAGGCGGCTTCTCCGACCAGGAGAGGCAGATGCTGCGCGACCTGCCCTTTGTGGTGCCCATCCCGCTCGGCCCGCGTATTCTGAGGGCCGATACGGCGGCCGTCGCCGCCCTGGCGGTCATTCAGGCAGCGGCCGGTGATTGGCGCGATGCGCCGGCTTGA
- a CDS encoding glutamate--cysteine ligase: MARDTTDDQPIEKIDELVSYIAAGCKPPKAWRIGTEHEKFPFYVDGNRPVPYEGERGIKALLEGMRRTLGWDPIEDAGRIIGLVEPTGQGAISLEPGGQFELSGATLETLHQTCREGNAHLAQLREIAEPLGIRFLGLGASPKWRLSETPKMPKSRYDIMTAYMPKVGTHGLDMMYRTCTIQVNLDFSSEADMRRKMQVSSRLQPLSTALFANSPFTEGRLNGFQSWRGEIWRDTDNQRSGQLPFVFSSDFGFADYVEWALDVPMYFVIREGRYHDCTHVTFRQFMKGALRKELPNGMPTMGDWANHLSTLFPDVRLKRFLEMRGADGGPWRRICALPAFWVGLLYDEEALDAAEELTRGWSFEEVIAMRDAVPAQALSASFRNHELRETAREVLAIARMGLKNRARFNREGFDETGFLNPLDEVVARGTTSAQEMVNAFNTRWGGSIEPVFLEHAY, encoded by the coding sequence ATGGCGCGCGACACGACCGACGATCAGCCGATCGAAAAGATTGACGAGTTGGTCTCCTATATCGCCGCCGGCTGCAAGCCTCCCAAGGCATGGCGCATCGGCACGGAGCACGAGAAGTTTCCGTTCTATGTGGATGGCAACCGCCCCGTTCCCTATGAAGGCGAGCGCGGCATCAAGGCTCTGCTGGAAGGCATGCGGCGCACGCTCGGCTGGGACCCGATCGAGGATGCCGGCCGCATCATCGGCCTGGTGGAGCCGACCGGGCAGGGCGCCATCTCCCTCGAGCCCGGCGGCCAGTTCGAGCTTTCGGGCGCCACGCTCGAAACGCTGCACCAGACCTGCCGCGAGGGCAACGCCCATCTGGCGCAGCTGCGCGAGATCGCCGAGCCGCTGGGCATCCGCTTCCTCGGCCTTGGCGCCAGCCCGAAATGGCGGCTTTCCGAAACGCCCAAAATGCCCAAGTCGCGCTACGACATCATGACAGCCTACATGCCCAAGGTCGGCACCCATGGCCTCGATATGATGTACCGCACCTGCACCATCCAGGTTAATCTCGACTTTTCCTCCGAGGCCGACATGCGCCGCAAGATGCAGGTCTCCTCGCGTCTCCAGCCGCTGTCCACCGCGCTCTTCGCCAATTCGCCCTTCACCGAAGGCCGGCTCAACGGGTTCCAGTCCTGGCGCGGCGAGATCTGGCGCGACACCGACAATCAGCGCTCGGGGCAGTTGCCCTTCGTATTCTCCAGCGATTTCGGCTTCGCGGACTATGTCGAATGGGCGCTCGACGTGCCGATGTACTTCGTCATCCGCGAGGGCCGCTACCACGATTGCACCCATGTCACCTTCCGCCAGTTCATGAAAGGCGCCTTGCGCAAGGAATTGCCGAACGGCATGCCGACCATGGGCGACTGGGCCAATCACCTTTCCACGCTCTTCCCCGATGTGCGGCTCAAGCGCTTTCTGGAAATGCGCGGCGCCGACGGCGGCCCCTGGCGGCGCATCTGCGCGCTGCCGGCCTTCTGGGTCGGCCTGCTCTATGACGAGGAGGCCCTCGACGCCGCCGAAGAGCTCACCAGAGGCTGGAGCTTTGAGGAAGTCATCGCCATGCGCGACGCCGTGCCGGCGCAAGCCCTGTCCGCCTCCTTCCGCAATCACGAGCTCCGCGAGACCGCCCGCGAAGTGCTCGCCATCGCCCGCATGGGCCTGAAAAACCGCGCCCGCTTCAACCGCGAGGGCTTCGACGAGACCGGCTTCCTCAATCCGCTCGACGAGGTCGTCGCCCGCGGCACCACGAGCGCCCAGGAAATGGTCAACGCCTTCAACACCCGCTGGGGCGGCTCCATAGAACCGGTCTTCCTCGAACACGCCTACTGA